In the bacterium genome, GAGCGTTCTAGGCACCCAAAATAACGGCACATTTTTGGATGCCGGATGTGGCACCGCCGCTCATTCCGTTCGTTTAGCAGAACGTGGATTCGTCGTCTTAGCGATTGATTTTTCTGAGAGTATATTGAAAACAGCGGACCTAAACCTCCAATCTAGCGCCCCGAGAGACAACATTCGGCTACAACGTGAAAATATCCTTTCGCTTTCTTTTCCTGCTGGAACGTTCGACTACATTCTATGCTGGGGTGTGCTTATGCATATAGTAGATGTCGAAAAGGCGATATCAGAACTTGATCGTGTTCTAAAACACGGAGGCTTTCTTGTAATTAGTGAAGCAAACATGTTTTCGATTGAATCAATATTCATGAGAAGTTTAAAGCTCCTGCTAGGAAAAGAAAAGGTAACAGTGAAAAAAGCGGCGGCCGGTTTAGAATACTGGGAATTAACTCCCTCTGGAAAATTGCTGTCACGCCAGGCTAACATCGGGTGGCTAAAGAAAAAGTTAAAAAGTAGGGGATTTACTGTCAGTAAACATGTGTCAGGCCAATTCACAGAGATTTACACAAGGTTCTCCTCTCGACTGCTTAGAAAATTCATACATGGTTTTAATCACCTGTGGTTCAAATACGCAAAGATTCCATACTTCGCCTTCGGGAACGTATTAATTCTTCAAAAACAAATATGATGTTCTTTTCTGTCTCCTTACTTCATAGAGTCAAGGCAAGATCGGCTAGCAAATCAATGCACCTGACCGCCTTTCGCTACGCTTCAAGCGGCAGGTGAATTCCAGCGTTACGTAGACGGTATGATCGCGAAAGCTTCACAGGTACGAAAATGGGGGCTCTCCTGTAAAGTGCCCATGTTGAAACTAACCATGGCCTTGATGGTTGTACTTGCCACAGCACGATTATCCTACGAATTTTGGCGCCTACTTTTCGATTCCGGACCTAGGGGAGCGGTTGATCTGAGAGTAATATCCTCTTTTGTCGCTGAATGGTTTTCGGGTCAGCCATTTACAGGCACATATCCTCCGGCATCCTATATTCTGTTGTGGCCATTTCTAGGCTGGATTCCATTTCCCATGCTTCGCTTTGTTTGGGCAGTAAGCGTCGTTTTCATGTTGTGTTGGCTGATTTGCCAGTTGGAAAGAGCATCGCGGATTAAAACTGGATTCGAAAAGGCTTGGTTCAGGTTTTTTCTCCTTTCCAACTATGCAACAGCGGTGGTCATAGGAAATGGCCAGCTGGCGATTCATTTATGCCCCGTTTTACTCGCCGGAATATTATTGCTACATGGTAAAAAAGTTTCGTGGGGAAAAGAGGCGGGGGCTTCTATTCTGTTACTGTTCGCGATGATAAAACCGAGTCTCTCGGTTCCATTTTTCTGGGTCGTCCTTTTTTCCTGCGGTTCTTTTCGGGTAGTGCTTGGGTGTGTCGGTGCCTACATCGGGCTTAGTTTTGCCGCAATAACTTTCCGAGCGGAGAATATCAATACGATAATCCAAACGTGGTCGGTTACCACATCAGATATCGATTTGGGGTATGCTAATATTCATAAATGGAGTCATGTATTGGATATGGGGCAATGGAGCATGGTCTTTTCTGTTTTATTGCTATTGCTAGCCGGTATTTGGATTTTTTGGAGACGGCATGCCGATATTTGGATTTTGCTCGGTATAGCAGCGATTATTTCTCGAATTTGGACTTATCATCAGCTCTATGACGACCTTCTCATTCTACTGCCTGTCGTTGCCTTATTTCGAATCAGTCAGAAAGATATCGCGAGGAAAAAAGGGCTCGATATCATCGCCGTGATACTAATAATCATTTCCTGGGCTTGTCTCATTGGTCCGGGATCATTACTTCGTCTCTCATTTCCGTTGGGAACGGTATTTAGAGCTGGCCAAACTCTAATTTGGTGCGGAATTTTGTGTTTTCTTCTCTACTGGGCAGAGAAAGAGCCGATCGTTGAAACTGGCACCTGACAGTGGACTGAACTCGGATTTTGAAAAGCAGTGCTCCTAGCGTCACACCGATGATGAACAACTCTAAACCGAGCGTCAAGATCGTCGTGCCGACATTTGATCGGCCGCGTGACCTCCCGCAGTGCCTCGGAGCCCTGGCCGATCTCGACGTGCCTCGGAACTGCTTCGAGGTGGTCGTGGTTGACGACGGCAGTTCCCCGCCGCTGGACCACGTGGTGGAAGCCCGGCACGATCACTTGGCCTTGCGCCTCATCCGGCAGCCGAACCGCGGGCCGGGAGCGGTCCGAAATGCGGGGGGCGGGAAAGCGGGCGAGCAGCCTGAGTCACAGGGCTCGAGGGCGTGAAGATCCTCCACGTCATCGACAGCTTCGGTCTATATGGCGCCGAGCGAGTGGTGCTGACACTCATGGAGGAGCACCGGCGGTCAGGACACCAGCCGATCCTGGGCAGCATCGGGTCTCCGGGCGCCGCCATGCCGGCGATCGAGGCGGAGGCATCCCGCCGTGGTCTGCGCGTCGAGGGCTTCCGAATGCTCGATGGTCCGAATCTCTCGGGAGCGCTCAGGATAGCGCATTTCGCGCGGGCAGAAGGCGTCGATCTCATCCATTCCCACGGTTACAAGGGCAACATCCTACTGGGCTTCCTGCCACGCCGGTGGCGCGGTGCGCCCATGATCTCCACGTTGCACGGTTGGC is a window encoding:
- a CDS encoding class I SAM-dependent methyltransferase; translation: MSISQSNDVERTLQKPDIHQQWESSYRTAENETFFEEAFDYITSVLGTQNNGTFLDAGCGTAAHSVRLAERGFVVLAIDFSESILKTADLNLQSSAPRDNIRLQRENILSLSFPAGTFDYILCWGVLMHIVDVEKAISELDRVLKHGGFLVISEANMFSIESIFMRSLKLLLGKEKVTVKKAAAGLEYWELTPSGKLLSRQANIGWLKKKLKSRGFTVSKHVSGQFTEIYTRFSSRLLRKFIHGFNHLWFKYAKIPYFAFGNVLILQKQI
- a CDS encoding glycosyltransferase family 2 protein, which gives rise to MPTFDRPRDLPQCLGALADLDVPRNCFEVVVVDDGSSPPLDHVVEARHDHLALRLIRQPNRGPGAVRNAGGGKAGEQPESQGSRA